A single window of Fodinicurvata sp. EGI_FJ10296 DNA harbors:
- a CDS encoding ABC transporter substrate binding protein: MRELQVCRTVTAAALLAGFSAAILAVATPADARADDSQYPTAPTTREDGEPWRLGYLEGGQYQDYEIITEATVRSLMDLGWIEPEPLPDGLSETPGEFWYWMGENLESEYIEFVEDAYYAPGDFNSDQRQEVRDEVVSRLTETGDIDLMIAMGTWAGQDLRVEGLGVPVVVGSTSDPIGAGITDSATDSGMDHIHAKVEPDRYQLQVGLFHDIIGFQRLGIVYDDSAEGRTFGGVNAVEQVATERGFEIVSCNAPYTGLPQQEIEAGVIDCYSEIADDVDAIYITVHRGVTETSLPQIMDVITENLVPTFSMLGSGEVQRGVLMSIAQADFTYVGEFHAQTIARILNGASPRALDQRWSAPPKIALNLAAAERIGFDPPVDLLLASDEIYETIIGPGSD, translated from the coding sequence ATGCGTGAACTCCAGGTATGCAGAACCGTCACGGCGGCGGCGCTGCTCGCAGGCTTCAGTGCCGCGATACTGGCGGTGGCGACGCCGGCCGATGCCCGGGCCGACGACAGTCAGTATCCGACGGCGCCTACGACCCGCGAAGACGGCGAACCCTGGCGTTTGGGCTATCTTGAGGGCGGGCAGTACCAGGACTACGAGATCATTACGGAAGCGACGGTAAGATCGCTTATGGATCTGGGCTGGATTGAGCCGGAGCCTCTGCCCGACGGGCTCAGCGAAACGCCGGGTGAGTTCTGGTACTGGATGGGCGAAAATCTCGAAAGCGAGTATATCGAGTTTGTCGAGGACGCCTATTACGCGCCGGGCGATTTCAATTCCGATCAGCGCCAGGAAGTCCGCGACGAGGTCGTTTCGCGCCTCACCGAAACCGGCGACATCGATCTGATGATCGCAATGGGAACCTGGGCGGGACAGGATCTGCGCGTCGAGGGATTGGGGGTGCCGGTCGTCGTCGGCTCGACCAGCGATCCGATCGGGGCCGGAATCACTGACAGCGCCACCGACAGTGGCATGGACCATATTCACGCCAAGGTCGAGCCGGACCGCTACCAGCTTCAGGTGGGCCTGTTCCACGACATCATCGGCTTCCAGCGTCTCGGCATCGTCTATGACGACAGCGCCGAAGGCCGTACCTTTGGCGGTGTCAATGCGGTCGAGCAGGTCGCGACTGAACGAGGCTTTGAGATCGTTTCGTGTAACGCCCCCTATACCGGACTGCCGCAGCAGGAAATCGAGGCCGGCGTCATCGACTGCTACTCCGAAATCGCCGACGACGTCGACGCGATCTATATCACCGTGCATCGCGGGGTGACGGAGACATCGCTCCCGCAGATCATGGATGTGATCACCGAGAACCTTGTGCCAACCTTCTCCATGTTGGGATCGGGCGAGGTTCAGCGCGGCGTCCTCATGAGCATTGCTCAGGCCGATTTCACGTATGTCGGTGAGTTCCATGCACAGACGATCGCGCGCATATTGAACGGTGCCTCACCCCGGGCGCTCGATCAGCGCTGGAGCGCGCCGCCCAAGATCGCGCTGAACCTTGCGGCAGCCGAGCGCATTGGCTTCGATCCGCCTGTGGACCTTCTTCTTGCCAGCGACGAGATCTACGAGACGATCATCGGCCCCGGTTCCGACTAA
- a CDS encoding FHA domain-containing protein: MKLKITMIEGTPQADDGTIRVVDTGRVTIGRGDDCSWSLPDPDRALSKHHCEVLFQGTVFVLKDTSTNGVFMNDGAEPLGRGKSAVLKNGDTFRAADFVFRADLIGDEIDPFATPEPIAAPAGVARPARGDRSFVDPGSPLDSNAFSSNAADPFDAFAGSLDDGGDDGFLTNAKTDGWAAGADDTTSEFASGWGDDWSTDSTGDEFASGSDGGFFDKSGPDGGGFDAFSASDPIGSETGSVPFGPGPELAGDSGGDAPWGGGAVDQDMGAAGRSSALAAILIDALLMTGRHHEAIAGRLGVRLGAEGGDLPAVSGESLVAHLLQLPGDEGTAMARGLGRAVVAQAEAIAQTLEAGGTSGAADGGDPFGDDPFK; this comes from the coding sequence ATGAAGCTCAAGATCACCATGATCGAAGGAACGCCGCAGGCCGATGACGGGACCATACGCGTCGTCGATACCGGCAGGGTCACTATCGGCCGTGGCGATGACTGCAGCTGGAGCCTTCCCGATCCCGATCGCGCCCTGTCCAAGCACCACTGCGAGGTGCTGTTTCAGGGGACGGTTTTCGTCCTGAAGGATACCAGCACCAACGGTGTATTCATGAACGACGGCGCCGAGCCGCTCGGTCGGGGAAAGTCCGCCGTGCTCAAGAACGGCGATACCTTTCGGGCTGCCGACTTCGTGTTCCGCGCAGATTTGATCGGCGACGAGATCGATCCGTTCGCCACGCCGGAACCGATAGCCGCTCCGGCCGGCGTCGCCAGGCCCGCACGGGGCGACCGCAGTTTCGTTGACCCCGGGTCGCCACTGGACAGCAATGCCTTTTCAAGCAACGCAGCGGACCCCTTCGACGCATTTGCCGGATCGCTCGACGATGGCGGCGACGACGGCTTCCTGACGAACGCGAAAACCGATGGCTGGGCTGCCGGCGCCGACGACACCACTTCCGAATTCGCCAGCGGGTGGGGAGACGACTGGTCGACCGATAGCACCGGCGACGAATTCGCGTCGGGATCCGATGGCGGCTTCTTTGACAAGTCCGGCCCTGACGGCGGCGGCTTCGATGCTTTCTCCGCCTCCGACCCGATCGGTTCCGAAACCGGGTCGGTGCCATTCGGTCCAGGCCCTGAGTTGGCAGGGGACTCCGGCGGAGACGCACCCTGGGGCGGCGGTGCGGTGGATCAGGATATGGGCGCTGCCGGCCGCAGTTCGGCTCTCGCGGCGATCCTGATCGACGCGCTGCTGATGACCGGGCGGCATCACGAAGCGATTGCCGGGCGGCTCGGCGTTCGACTGGGCGCGGAGGGCGGCGATCTGCCGGCCGTCTCCGGCGAATCGCTTGTCGCTCATCTTCTTCAATTGCCGGGCGATGAGGGAACCGCAATGGCGCGGGGACTCGGCCGCGCCGTCGTCGCCCAGGCCGAAGCCATAGCCCAGACGCTCGAAGCCGGCGGAACATCCGGCGCTGCGGATGGGGGCGATCCCTTCGGCGACGATCCATTCAAGTAG
- a CDS encoding MFS transporter: MQRQFANSLKIVAGSLFLLLLALATSGILTFSALERAQRDILSGTFELAGREGAEQVESGLRFGRPLAQFLGLEEILQEIRGDATGIDDVLAALPDGTIVGSLQDDWPAALSDSIATRFASGEMSAESTAALSIDATRYFLTPVLDRNGAVAGAIVVGVAESVLEERLDSSIQGSIAFMIAVTAIAAVLLAIVAGRLRARADQPQTSRWRTLLVPLIVLLGAQAAYSFDVLRIFQNNYASATSAAAERLGDSVHDDLAQLLGLGLSLERLPGLDERLQRVISVSDAVRGISIVDPDGTVRHAAERQPDSVSPLAASILGHPVDDIIRPLTGADGEIVGEVRVTVDETVVVDQMANQVINIVTVVVTSAFFMIELFILLDILLRRSAPSVPALERVGPRHIIARPVMFGFIFTWALPLSFVPLKMRTLGESLFGLPPDIVLALPISAEMGCALLTAVVAGRIADRVGWFRPFLVGLLISALGGITAALATDSLVFILARGLTGLGYGLSWMGIQAFVIRYCPSESRGRALANLMAGIFAGFICGTAVGGVLAEQFGYEFVLLASGLMVVVPLALGWGVLREFIIGPQKWDLAEYTRTASGGGSAFAGWNRLLLSPQYLGALILSVVPFSIAQVGLLYFAVPLYLSEIGSSQADIGRILMVYGIVIILFGPMISTYIDRRENKVPFIVLGGLIGGAGLGVLFLDGSMLSMLVAVSFLGLSSSMAEPARSSFILNLKVVKEFGVSSAIGLQRAADKLGQMLGPLLIAATFTSFGMERRVALIGFAFAAASILFAVVAVLRSQRSPVTADDDARPEPPATAPVSTPVSTPARDG; this comes from the coding sequence ATGCAAAGGCAGTTCGCCAATTCCCTGAAGATCGTTGCCGGCAGTCTTTTTCTTCTACTTCTTGCCCTGGCGACGAGCGGCATTCTCACCTTCTCGGCGCTTGAGCGGGCGCAACGGGATATCCTTTCCGGCACCTTCGAGTTGGCGGGGCGTGAAGGCGCCGAACAGGTCGAGTCAGGACTGCGCTTCGGCCGCCCTCTGGCTCAGTTCCTGGGGCTGGAGGAAATCCTTCAGGAGATCCGTGGCGACGCGACCGGCATCGACGACGTGCTGGCCGCACTGCCCGACGGGACCATTGTCGGATCGCTGCAGGATGACTGGCCGGCGGCATTGTCCGACAGTATCGCCACGCGTTTTGCCTCTGGCGAAATGTCGGCGGAGTCGACGGCCGCACTGTCGATCGATGCCACGCGCTATTTTCTGACCCCTGTGCTCGACCGCAACGGCGCCGTGGCCGGTGCAATCGTCGTGGGTGTGGCGGAATCGGTCCTTGAGGAACGTCTGGATTCCTCCATTCAAGGCAGCATCGCGTTCATGATTGCGGTTACGGCCATTGCCGCCGTGCTGCTCGCCATCGTCGCCGGACGGCTCCGAGCCCGCGCCGACCAGCCGCAGACTTCCCGCTGGCGCACGCTTCTGGTGCCGCTGATCGTGCTGCTTGGCGCGCAGGCTGCCTATTCGTTCGACGTTCTCAGGATCTTTCAGAACAACTACGCCAGCGCGACGAGCGCCGCGGCCGAACGGCTCGGCGACAGCGTGCACGACGATCTGGCGCAGCTCCTGGGCCTCGGATTGTCGCTGGAGCGGCTGCCGGGGCTGGATGAGCGTCTGCAGCGCGTGATTTCGGTCAGCGATGCCGTTCGAGGCATCAGCATCGTTGATCCCGACGGCACGGTGCGCCATGCGGCCGAGCGACAGCCGGATTCCGTTTCGCCGTTGGCGGCATCCATCCTCGGCCACCCGGTCGATGACATCATACGGCCGTTGACCGGCGCGGACGGCGAGATTGTCGGCGAAGTCCGCGTCACCGTCGATGAGACGGTGGTGGTCGATCAGATGGCCAACCAGGTCATCAACATCGTCACCGTTGTCGTGACGTCCGCCTTCTTCATGATCGAGCTGTTCATCTTGCTCGATATCCTGCTGAGGCGTTCGGCGCCATCGGTTCCGGCCCTGGAGCGGGTCGGACCCCGGCACATAATTGCGCGGCCCGTCATGTTCGGCTTCATCTTTACCTGGGCATTGCCGCTGTCCTTCGTGCCGCTGAAGATGCGGACATTGGGCGAGAGCCTGTTTGGCCTTCCTCCGGACATCGTGCTGGCACTGCCGATTTCAGCGGAAATGGGTTGCGCCTTGTTGACTGCGGTGGTCGCCGGCCGGATCGCCGACCGCGTCGGTTGGTTCCGCCCGTTCCTGGTCGGACTCCTCATTTCGGCACTGGGCGGCATCACGGCCGCGCTGGCGACCGACAGCCTCGTCTTCATCCTGGCGCGCGGTCTGACGGGCCTTGGATATGGACTATCCTGGATGGGCATTCAGGCTTTCGTCATTCGCTATTGCCCGTCCGAAAGCCGTGGCAGAGCGCTGGCGAATCTGATGGCCGGTATCTTCGCGGGGTTCATCTGCGGAACGGCCGTCGGCGGTGTGCTGGCCGAGCAGTTCGGCTATGAATTCGTGCTGCTCGCTTCGGGTCTGATGGTTGTCGTGCCCCTGGCGCTGGGCTGGGGCGTCCTGCGCGAATTCATCATTGGGCCGCAGAAATGGGATCTGGCCGAATATACAAGGACTGCCAGCGGGGGTGGGTCCGCTTTCGCCGGCTGGAATCGGCTGCTGCTGAGTCCACAATATCTGGGTGCGCTTATTCTTTCTGTCGTGCCGTTCTCCATTGCCCAGGTCGGTCTGCTCTACTTCGCCGTTCCGCTTTATCTGTCGGAAATCGGGTCATCGCAGGCCGATATCGGGCGGATCCTGATGGTCTACGGCATCGTGATCATCCTGTTCGGGCCGATGATCAGTACCTATATCGACCGGCGCGAGAACAAGGTGCCGTTCATCGTTTTGGGCGGCCTGATCGGCGGCGCCGGGCTCGGTGTGCTGTTCCTGGATGGCAGCATGCTCAGCATGCTGGTGGCGGTCTCATTTCTCGGCCTGTCGAGCAGCATGGCCGAGCCGGCCCGGTCCTCGTTCATCCTGAACCTGAAGGTGGTCAAGGAGTTCGGCGTCTCGTCGGCGATCGGGCTGCAACGGGCGGCCGACAAACTCGGCCAGATGCTGGGCCCACTGCTTATCGCTGCCACCTTCACGTCCTTTGGCATGGAACGCCGGGTGGCCCTGATCGGCTTTGCGTTTGCAGCCGCCAGCATCCTTTTCGCTGTCGTTGCGGTGCTCCGATCTCAACGAAGCCCGGTGACAGCCGATGATGATGCCCGCCCGGAGCCTCCGGCCACGGCGCCAGTCTCGACACCGGTCTCGACACCGGCGCGCGACGGCTGA
- a CDS encoding glutamate-cysteine ligase family protein has protein sequence MTVSNFGEFADPARCYPTLGIELEMAVIDRAGRSACVDGHYFDELAALKRMVGPVSTQYGDGRAVGVTTADGVNGIDNAFNLLESALAPETAGPETLRNLSDRMNRDLASVLKALQESGDLTVTSLAQHPTVGIGEEWYRKARAPKSIYRYLVEQRGWTHAIGVDAKAQNGPTTGLTADTAVDALNMLLAASPAFIALFANSPFESGRRAATKETRMTLWPRMVATSRVAADRDRVGLPPRPFNSIGDYVQWMFAEGTVMQAIPAHNGGYKDNGALYVAGSDRLTVGRFFGGGPWPASPVGGGAEIMITPRPGHFTFLQWSNFLDFRLRFNFEPDRPTTESLRRAFQTPDAFNEIFASWANNLYVENRCAGATFVDDDLSEQAPGDVAASAMVSVAALQAGLVAAAPASCRLFLEKWPWQTIRELREVAIRDALSGDQAAILRRFVADVLRIAGDHVPTRDQWALAYPNWVLDTGLTGADRAIAQADRLRLEGPDGLERLASLRVARVPPDPPTSTRRLDRQ, from the coding sequence ATGACAGTCAGCAACTTCGGGGAATTTGCCGATCCGGCGCGCTGCTATCCAACGCTTGGCATCGAACTGGAAATGGCGGTCATCGACCGTGCGGGCCGCTCGGCCTGTGTCGACGGCCATTACTTCGACGAATTGGCCGCTCTCAAGCGGATGGTCGGGCCGGTTTCCACGCAATATGGCGATGGCCGCGCGGTTGGCGTCACCACCGCTGACGGCGTCAATGGCATCGACAACGCTTTCAATCTCCTGGAATCCGCCCTTGCGCCGGAAACCGCCGGCCCGGAAACCCTTAGAAATCTATCAGACAGGATGAACCGCGATCTGGCCTCGGTGTTGAAGGCCTTGCAAGAGTCCGGCGACCTGACGGTGACGTCACTGGCTCAGCACCCGACAGTCGGGATTGGTGAAGAGTGGTATCGAAAGGCGCGCGCGCCGAAATCGATTTATCGCTATCTGGTCGAGCAACGTGGCTGGACCCATGCCATCGGCGTGGACGCAAAGGCCCAGAACGGGCCGACAACCGGGCTTACGGCCGATACGGCGGTGGATGCGTTGAACATGCTGCTTGCGGCCTCGCCGGCCTTTATCGCCCTTTTCGCCAACAGCCCGTTCGAAAGTGGACGGCGAGCCGCGACCAAGGAAACCCGCATGACCTTGTGGCCAAGGATGGTGGCGACCAGCCGCGTCGCGGCCGACCGCGACCGCGTCGGCCTGCCGCCGCGTCCCTTCAATTCGATCGGCGACTATGTCCAGTGGATGTTCGCCGAGGGAACGGTGATGCAGGCCATTCCGGCCCACAATGGCGGATACAAGGACAATGGAGCATTGTACGTGGCAGGGAGCGATCGGCTTACCGTCGGCCGGTTCTTCGGAGGCGGCCCCTGGCCGGCAAGCCCCGTCGGCGGCGGTGCCGAAATAATGATCACGCCGCGGCCCGGCCATTTCACATTTCTGCAATGGTCCAACTTTCTTGACTTCAGACTTCGGTTCAATTTTGAACCAGATCGGCCAACGACAGAAAGTTTGCGCCGAGCTTTCCAGACGCCTGATGCCTTTAACGAAATCTTCGCTTCGTGGGCTAATAATCTGTATGTCGAGAACCGTTGCGCGGGGGCGACTTTCGTGGATGACGATCTGTCTGAGCAGGCTCCGGGAGATGTCGCGGCGTCGGCTATGGTTTCCGTTGCCGCGTTGCAGGCGGGTCTTGTCGCTGCCGCGCCAGCGTCCTGTCGGTTGTTCCTTGAAAAGTGGCCGTGGCAGACAATTCGCGAGCTAAGGGAGGTTGCCATTCGGGACGCACTGAGCGGCGATCAGGCCGCGATCCTTCGACGTTTCGTTGCTGATGTTCTCAGGATTGCCGGCGATCATGTGCCGACACGCGATCAGTGGGCCCTGGCCTATCCGAACTGGGTCCTGGACACCGGCTTGACGGGCGCCGACAGGGCGATTGCCCAGGCCGACCGACTGAGGTTGGAGGGACCCGACGGGCTGGAGCGTCTGGCATCGCTACGCGTAGCCCGTGTGCCCCCCGATCCGCCAACGTCAACTCGCCGCCTGGACCGCCAATGA
- a CDS encoding SpoIIE family protein phosphatase — protein sequence MFQSLRLQLFLGILVILVGAGGVVMISTQQEVEQALIAAENRSARNVLNLIEINVSSRYRELLMEKVRIVEERRDNLQQLGQVISEMMEDYHAMYETGALTEQQARSRALGWLSELQLEDGLTAFAANSVGAIVAHPETAMIGVNLGDFHDLKGRTLIDAVQGEIENWGTAFVTYEEDGLDPEDDGRRFAHFAPVDAFGLYLGISDNIDEVEQYVQAGVEATIDVLADTVGRVQVVDTGFVFIFDGDLESVVAPPGRADAIMTAETAADGRPLLDRLRAAGGADDGQAVRYTLEIDGQSREMEAYVSYFRPLGWYIVSTVPMAEIARPAMMLVQRQVIIFGIVLAVALMLAWMFAYKLTSPLQRLTAYARELPDHDFTKAGKTDSALQQLARRSKSDVGGLARAFMFMEGSLRENIRALLDTTKAKERIESELNIAQEIQRGLLPKIFPPFPECPQIDLHATLHPARHVGGDLFDFYFIDEHHLCFTVGDVADKGVPSALFMAITKTLVKSASSQDSDPGAMMERVNNDLSVDNPNAMFVTLLIAVLDIRTGVVEYANAGHNPPIVVSTRTGNAYFENGICGPAAGAMEEMTYPKKTMQLQPGDMLILYTDGITEAMDIANNEYGSDRLFDLCVSVGDRSAAEIVSTVVGDVSTHTGDAMQSDDITILCLRWEEAQSEASAAVA from the coding sequence GAAAATCGCTCTGCCCGGAATGTTCTCAATCTGATCGAGATCAATGTATCCAGCCGGTATCGCGAACTGCTGATGGAGAAAGTGCGTATCGTCGAAGAACGGCGAGACAATCTGCAGCAGCTGGGCCAGGTCATATCCGAGATGATGGAGGACTACCACGCCATGTACGAAACGGGCGCGCTGACGGAGCAGCAGGCGCGCTCGCGGGCATTGGGATGGTTGTCTGAACTGCAACTCGAAGACGGACTGACAGCATTCGCGGCCAATTCGGTCGGCGCGATCGTCGCTCACCCGGAAACCGCGATGATCGGCGTCAATCTGGGCGACTTTCACGATCTGAAGGGACGCACGCTGATCGACGCCGTACAGGGTGAAATCGAGAATTGGGGTACGGCATTCGTCACATACGAGGAAGACGGCCTTGATCCCGAAGACGATGGCCGCCGCTTCGCACATTTCGCACCGGTCGATGCCTTCGGCCTCTATCTTGGCATCTCCGACAATATCGATGAAGTAGAACAGTATGTCCAGGCGGGCGTCGAGGCCACCATCGACGTCCTTGCCGATACCGTCGGACGCGTGCAGGTCGTCGACACCGGCTTCGTTTTCATCTTCGACGGCGACCTCGAATCGGTCGTCGCACCGCCGGGTCGGGCCGATGCGATCATGACAGCCGAAACGGCGGCGGACGGACGGCCATTGCTGGACCGGCTGCGGGCAGCGGGGGGCGCCGACGACGGACAGGCCGTGCGCTATACGCTGGAAATTGACGGACAGTCTCGGGAAATGGAAGCCTATGTCAGCTATTTCCGCCCGCTGGGCTGGTATATCGTCAGTACCGTGCCGATGGCGGAGATCGCGCGACCGGCGATGATGCTGGTCCAGCGGCAGGTGATCATATTCGGCATCGTGCTGGCGGTCGCGCTGATGCTCGCCTGGATGTTCGCCTACAAACTTACCAGTCCGCTGCAACGCCTGACCGCCTACGCCAGAGAACTGCCCGACCATGACTTCACCAAGGCCGGAAAAACGGATTCTGCCTTGCAACAGCTTGCACGCCGGTCAAAATCCGATGTTGGCGGACTGGCACGGGCTTTCATGTTCATGGAAGGCTCGCTCAGGGAAAACATCCGCGCGCTTCTGGACACCACCAAGGCAAAGGAACGGATCGAGAGCGAACTGAACATCGCCCAGGAAATCCAGCGTGGATTGCTGCCGAAGATATTCCCGCCCTTCCCGGAATGCCCGCAGATCGACCTTCATGCCACGCTGCATCCGGCACGCCATGTCGGCGGCGATCTGTTCGATTTCTACTTCATCGACGAGCACCATCTGTGCTTCACCGTCGGGGATGTTGCCGACAAGGGTGTGCCCTCCGCCCTGTTCATGGCCATCACCAAGACCCTGGTAAAATCCGCCAGCAGCCAGGACTCCGATCCGGGCGCCATGATGGAGCGGGTCAACAACGATCTCAGCGTCGACAACCCCAACGCCATGTTCGTTACCCTGCTGATCGCCGTACTGGATATTCGCACCGGCGTCGTGGAATACGCCAATGCGGGTCATAATCCGCCGATTGTCGTGTCGACCCGTACCGGCAACGCCTATTTCGAGAACGGAATCTGTGGCCCCGCTGCCGGCGCGATGGAAGAAATGACCTATCCGAAAAAGACGATGCAGCTGCAGCCCGGAGACATGCTGATCCTCTATACCGACGGAATTACCGAGGCGATGGATATTGCCAACAACGAATACGGATCGGATCGGCTCTTCGACCTCTGTGTTTCGGTCGGCGACCGGTCGGCGGCAGAAATCGTGAGCACCGTCGTAGGCGATGTCAGCACGCATACTGGCGATGCCATGCAATCCGACGATATAACCATTTTGTGTCTGAGGTGGGAAGAGGCACAGTCCGAAGCATCGGCGGCCGTGGCTTGA
- a CDS encoding AI-2E family transporter translates to MPSQTQSAPFAAIRYGVVLTALAAISIFVFWTASKAFLLVFAGILFAAFLDALTRLLGGAVPSWGRGIRLAIVCIVLAALFLAGLAWGSAAIAMQIADLIATLREQSNEILSLIEEYGPGIFGDSDTDGGGTIDRRSGSDIGPSALQSLMPNLQGLFGPAWTAIAVAGGVIGDAAIIIFLGIFFAAQPWIYRDAMLLLVPLSRRSHVRDVLDETGRTLRHWLLGQSITMSVIFLFTWGGLWLVGVGPAFALGLQAGLLAFVPTLGPLIAGFAIMLASISAGWPGIVGALVVYIGVQTLESYLLTPMIQRRAVHMPPAFIFIAQIVLGLLFGLYGLALATPLGAVARVFILHFYVEDTLGDDIEN, encoded by the coding sequence ATGCCCAGCCAGACCCAGTCCGCTCCGTTTGCTGCGATTCGATATGGGGTCGTGCTGACGGCATTGGCGGCAATATCGATCTTCGTGTTCTGGACCGCAAGCAAGGCTTTCCTGCTCGTTTTCGCCGGGATCCTGTTCGCCGCATTCCTTGACGCTCTGACACGATTGCTGGGCGGCGCCGTACCCTCCTGGGGGCGCGGCATTCGCCTGGCCATCGTCTGTATCGTCCTTGCAGCCCTGTTCCTGGCGGGCCTCGCCTGGGGCAGCGCGGCCATCGCGATGCAGATCGCCGATCTCATTGCCACCCTGCGGGAGCAATCGAACGAGATTCTGAGTCTGATCGAGGAATACGGTCCGGGCATATTCGGCGACTCGGACACCGATGGCGGCGGCACCATTGACCGCCGATCCGGCAGCGATATCGGCCCGTCGGCTCTCCAGTCCCTGATGCCCAATCTTCAGGGGCTTTTCGGACCGGCCTGGACGGCGATCGCGGTCGCGGGTGGCGTCATTGGCGATGCCGCCATCATCATTTTCCTCGGCATCTTTTTTGCGGCTCAACCGTGGATCTATCGTGACGCGATGCTGCTGCTGGTTCCGCTGAGCCGCCGATCCCATGTTCGCGACGTCCTCGATGAGACCGGACGAACCCTGCGGCACTGGCTCCTGGGTCAATCGATCACAATGTCGGTGATCTTCCTTTTCACCTGGGGCGGGCTCTGGCTTGTGGGCGTCGGACCCGCATTTGCCCTGGGGCTACAGGCGGGCCTGTTGGCCTTCGTGCCGACCCTCGGCCCACTGATCGCGGGCTTCGCCATCATGCTGGCGAGCATCTCTGCCGGGTGGCCGGGCATCGTGGGCGCATTGGTCGTCTATATCGGCGTCCAGACCCTGGAAAGCTATCTCCTGACACCGATGATCCAGCGCCGGGCCGTTCATATGCCGCCCGCATTCATCTTCATTGCCCAGATCGTGCTGGGCCTGCTCTTCGGGCTCTACGGACTGGCCCTCGCCACACCCCTCGGCGCGGTCGCAAGAGTGTTCATTCTGCATTTTTACGTCGAGGATACGCTCGGCGACGACATTGAAAACTAG